In a genomic window of Trichoplusia ni isolate ovarian cell line Hi5 unplaced genomic scaffold, tn1 tig00000150, whole genome shotgun sequence:
- the LOC113506939 gene encoding oxysterol-binding protein-related protein 11-like: MIKTAGLGAHRPLSGQLYKYTNVVKGWQQRWFAVDPETGVLSYYLFDGPGDTIQPGQPARGEAHLAAAVICPSDEDSRTFTINCASGDMLKLRATDARARQEWVNGLRAIAEIHTKAMGANPPLQPREQLAVHDAMASARQQLQATELSDAALARCIEFSDSPFPHTDPDLLLLKATSAASMQCLLQCLGILHRQQQYATVSVSSKHSENDHH, from the exons ATGATTAAAACGGCAGGCTTAGGCGCTCACAGGCCACTATCTGGGCAActatataaatacacaaatgttGTAAAAGGCTGGCAGCAGCGGTGGTTTGCGGTCGATCCCGAAACGGGTGTTTTATCTTATTACCTTTTTGATGGGCCTGGAGACACTATCCAGCCGGGACAACCTGCCAGAGGAGAG GCGCACTTAGCAGCAGCAGTGATATGTCCTAGTGATGAGGACTCCCGTACCTTCACAATCAACTGTGCTTCCGGAGACATGCTCAAACTAAGGGCTACAGATGCAAGAGCAAGACAAGAGTGGGTCAATGGCCTCAGGGCTATAGCTGAAATACACACAAAG GCCATGGGCGCTAACCCACCACTGCAGCCTCGGGAACAACTAGCAGTTCATGATGCCATGGCATCAGCAAGACAACAGTTGCAGGCCACAGAACTAAG tgATGCAGCTCTAGCAAGGTGTATAGAATTTTCCGATTCACCATTTCCTCATACAGACCCTGATTTATTGCTTTTGAAG GCAACATCAGCAGCCAGTATGCAGTGCTTGCTCCAGTGCCTGGGCATCCTCCACCGACAACAGCAGTATGCTACAGTCAGTGTGTCCAGCAAGCACTCGGAAAATGACCATCATTAA
- the LOC113506941 gene encoding uncharacterized protein LOC113506941 isoform X1, protein MVFKLIRIDDQCSSSKIQLSTGVHVIGRGKFLHNDDTDKRVSRNHAELEVTDDAVTLKALHQNPCFFIKKDTDKKELLQQDCTVSLYHGDRFGLIPNHFWYEVLNCPSQGGEETPIVDEVTKEVRIKEARDVGASETEENSADTRDSAKDSEETIQFENNEEDADQNCSCSPSIMNNDQEPTEEYEVPLDPDAKTPLKRSNSFRETSPIDVKKVKTEPDDGVDTGASVAGPSNGQASSDSDSKDKDDASPAKPDRPARERCLYGANCYSSVKITRPTQIQLEKLVDFLEKNPGLARGNMRSVQARRQTKIKWEQVAISLNALGGAIKDARSWTKFWCDKKYALKKSVAQRNASANRPGGGVDLSPFSELDERLLTLIGENSFAESGDQESGIHPNVTMESRGPSTSQNPLPSYDIRAEQPIVDRLPSLTPDLSDTAASASSPRRRSPKLRLRQVRPTNALRQLRAERERLMKMEGKKVETELKKSAGLDKLVQSLDNLANAIMVSGDKIAAALRSRP, encoded by the exons AtggtgtttaaattaataagaatagATGATCAGTGCAGCTCGTCTAAAATTCAACTGTCGACCGGTGTTCATGTCATTGGTAGAGGAAAGTTTTTGCAC AACGATGATACTGACAAGAGGGTGTCTCGGAACCACGCTGAGTTAGAGGTGACTGATGATGCTGTGACACTGAAGGCG CTTCATCAGAACCCTTGTTTCTTCATTAAAAAAGACACAGATAAAAAGGAATTGCTGCAGCAGGACTGCACGGTGTCTCTTTATCACGGAGACAGGTTTGGTCTCATACCAAACCACTTCTGGTATGAAGTTCTAAATTGTCCCAGTCAAGGTGGAGAAGAAACTCCTATAGTTGATGAAGTTACCAAAGAAGTTAGGATAAAGGAAGCAAGAGATGTTGGAGCATCGGAAACAGAGGAGAATAGTGCTGATACTAGGGACTCTGCTAAAGACAGTGAAGAAACAATCCAGTTTGAGAATAATGAGGAAGATGCAGATCAAAACTGCTCATGTTCACCATCAATAATGA ACAATGACCAAGAACCTACAGAAGAGTATGAAGTGCCTTTGGATCCTGATGCTAAGACTCCTCTCAAGAGGAGTAACAGCTTCAGGGAAACTAGTCCAATTGATGTAAAGAAGGTTAAGACGGAACCTGACGATGGAGTGGATACAGGAGCCTCAGTGGCTGGACCTAGCAATGGACAG GCTTCATCAGATTCAGACAGCAAAGACAAAGATGATGCGTCACCCGCGAAGCCTGATCGACCAGCGCGAGAGAGATGCTTGTATGGTGCTAACTGTTATAG TTCTGTTAAAATAACTCGACCAACACAAATACAATTAGAGAAGTTGGtagattttttggaaaaaaacccAGGGCTTGCGAGGGGAAATATGAGGAGTGTTCAAGCTCGCCGGCAGACCAAGATCAAGTGGGAGCAAGTCGCCATTTCCTTAAATGCTTTGGGTGGCGCAATAAAAGACGCTAGATCTTGGACTAAA ttttggtGTGATAAAAAGTATGCATTAAAGAAAAGCGTTGCCCAAAGGAACGCTTCTGCGAACCGTCCTGGTGGTGGAGTGGACCTGTCGCCATTCTCAGAGCTAGATGAAAGACTGCTCACCCTAATCGGTGAGAACAGCTTTGCAGAAAGTGGCGACCAGGAATCAGGAATTCATCCGAATGTTACCATG GAATCTCGAGGGCCGAGTACATCCCAAAATCCTCTACCAAGCTACGACATACGAGCAGAACAGCCTATTGTAGATCGGTTGCCGAGCTTGACACCAGACTTGTCAGACACAGCTGCGTCAGCTTCCTCTC caCGAAGACGCAGCCCAAAACTAAGGCTTCGTCAAGTGAGGCCGACAAATGCGCTGCGACAACTGCGGGCAGAGAGAGAAAGATTAATGAAAATGGAAGGGAAGAAGGTAGAGACTGAGCTGAAGAAGTCTGCCGGATTGGATAAGCTTGTTCAGTCCCTGGATAATTTGGCAAATGCTATAATGGTGTCTGGAGATAAGATCGCAGCGGCACTTCGCAGCAGGCCGTAA
- the LOC113506941 gene encoding aprataxin and PNK-like factor isoform X2, with amino-acid sequence MVFKLIRIDDQCSSSKIQLSTGVHVIGRGKFLHNDDTDKRVSRNHAELEVTDDAVTLKALHQNPCFFIKKDTDKKELLQQDCTVSLYHGDRFGLIPNHFWYEVLNCPSQGGEETPIVDEVTKEVRIKEARDVGASETEENSADTRDSAKDSEETIQFENNEEDADQNCSCSPSIMNNDQEPTEEYEVPLDPDAKTPLKRSNSFRETSPIDVKKVKTEPDDGVDTGASVAGPSNGQASSDSDSKDKDDASPAKPDRPARERCLYGANCYRRNPQHLSQFSHPADADWGAGARGACPYGRACRRRDPRHWDAHTHPPGARPPAPHAPHAQARRPGQTQKRKQKKTRVVSDNEEESDEDSPARDLIVTGKRVRKTIQRQDMGLSESEAEEDPYGTDESDEWQPPSDHTGSQDFSQP; translated from the exons AtggtgtttaaattaataagaatagATGATCAGTGCAGCTCGTCTAAAATTCAACTGTCGACCGGTGTTCATGTCATTGGTAGAGGAAAGTTTTTGCAC AACGATGATACTGACAAGAGGGTGTCTCGGAACCACGCTGAGTTAGAGGTGACTGATGATGCTGTGACACTGAAGGCG CTTCATCAGAACCCTTGTTTCTTCATTAAAAAAGACACAGATAAAAAGGAATTGCTGCAGCAGGACTGCACGGTGTCTCTTTATCACGGAGACAGGTTTGGTCTCATACCAAACCACTTCTGGTATGAAGTTCTAAATTGTCCCAGTCAAGGTGGAGAAGAAACTCCTATAGTTGATGAAGTTACCAAAGAAGTTAGGATAAAGGAAGCAAGAGATGTTGGAGCATCGGAAACAGAGGAGAATAGTGCTGATACTAGGGACTCTGCTAAAGACAGTGAAGAAACAATCCAGTTTGAGAATAATGAGGAAGATGCAGATCAAAACTGCTCATGTTCACCATCAATAATGA ACAATGACCAAGAACCTACAGAAGAGTATGAAGTGCCTTTGGATCCTGATGCTAAGACTCCTCTCAAGAGGAGTAACAGCTTCAGGGAAACTAGTCCAATTGATGTAAAGAAGGTTAAGACGGAACCTGACGATGGAGTGGATACAGGAGCCTCAGTGGCTGGACCTAGCAATGGACAG GCTTCATCAGATTCAGACAGCAAAGACAAAGATGATGCGTCACCCGCGAAGCCTGATCGACCAGCGCGAGAGAGATGCTTGTATGGTGCTAACTGTTATAG ACGCAACCCGCAGCACTTGTCGCAGTTCAGCCACCCGGCGGACGCGGActggggcgcgggcgcgcgcggcgcgTGTCCGTACGGGCGCGCCTGCCGCCGCCGCGACCCGCGCCACTGGGACGCGCACACGCACCCGCCcggcgcgcgcccgcccgcccCACACGCCCCACACGCACAGGCGCGCAGACCAG GTCAAACACAAAAAAGGAAGCAAAAGAAAACGAGAGTGGTTTCGGATAATGAAGAAGAGAGCGATGAAGATTCTCCAGCTCGCGATCTGATTGTGACGGGGAAAAGGGTGCGAAAGACAATCCAAAGGCAAGATATGGGACTGTCAGAGTCTGAAGCTGAGGAGGATCCCTATGGTACTGATGAGTCGGATGAGTGGCAGCCACCCAGCGATCACACAGGAAGCCAAGATTTCTCGCAACCTTGA
- the LOC113506941 gene encoding aprataxin and PNK-like factor isoform X3, with amino-acid sequence MVFKLIRIDDQCSSSKIQLSTGVHVIGRGKFLHNDDTDKRVSRNHAELEVTDDAVTLKALHQNPCFFIKKDTDKKELLQQDCTVSLYHGDRFGLIPNHFWYEVLNCPSQGGEETPIVDEVTKEVRIKEARDVGASETEENSADTRDSAKDSEETIQFENNEEDADQNCSCSPSIMNNDQEPTEEYEVPLDPDAKTPLKRSNSFRETSPIDVKKVKTEPDDGVDTGASVAGPSNGQASSDSDSKDKDDASPAKPDRPARERCLYGANCYRRNPQHLSQFSHPADADWGAGARGACPYGRACRRRDPRHWDAHTHPPGARPPAPHAPHAQARRPGIQMVERHGNVFYINAHSVNFYDDHFQVEDSDGDSVDYDYEF; translated from the exons AtggtgtttaaattaataagaatagATGATCAGTGCAGCTCGTCTAAAATTCAACTGTCGACCGGTGTTCATGTCATTGGTAGAGGAAAGTTTTTGCAC AACGATGATACTGACAAGAGGGTGTCTCGGAACCACGCTGAGTTAGAGGTGACTGATGATGCTGTGACACTGAAGGCG CTTCATCAGAACCCTTGTTTCTTCATTAAAAAAGACACAGATAAAAAGGAATTGCTGCAGCAGGACTGCACGGTGTCTCTTTATCACGGAGACAGGTTTGGTCTCATACCAAACCACTTCTGGTATGAAGTTCTAAATTGTCCCAGTCAAGGTGGAGAAGAAACTCCTATAGTTGATGAAGTTACCAAAGAAGTTAGGATAAAGGAAGCAAGAGATGTTGGAGCATCGGAAACAGAGGAGAATAGTGCTGATACTAGGGACTCTGCTAAAGACAGTGAAGAAACAATCCAGTTTGAGAATAATGAGGAAGATGCAGATCAAAACTGCTCATGTTCACCATCAATAATGA ACAATGACCAAGAACCTACAGAAGAGTATGAAGTGCCTTTGGATCCTGATGCTAAGACTCCTCTCAAGAGGAGTAACAGCTTCAGGGAAACTAGTCCAATTGATGTAAAGAAGGTTAAGACGGAACCTGACGATGGAGTGGATACAGGAGCCTCAGTGGCTGGACCTAGCAATGGACAG GCTTCATCAGATTCAGACAGCAAAGACAAAGATGATGCGTCACCCGCGAAGCCTGATCGACCAGCGCGAGAGAGATGCTTGTATGGTGCTAACTGTTATAG ACGCAACCCGCAGCACTTGTCGCAGTTCAGCCACCCGGCGGACGCGGActggggcgcgggcgcgcgcggcgcgTGTCCGTACGGGCGCGCCTGCCGCCGCCGCGACCCGCGCCACTGGGACGCGCACACGCACCCGCCcggcgcgcgcccgcccgcccCACACGCCCCACACGCACAGGCGCGCAGACCAG GTATACAAATGGTTGAACGCCACGGCAACGTATTCTACATAAACGCACATTCCGTAAACTTTTACGACGACCATTTTCAAGTCGAAGACTCAGATGGTGACAGTGTCGATTACGATTATGAGTTTTAA